One genomic region from Clostridium saccharobutylicum DSM 13864 encodes:
- a CDS encoding accessory gene regulator ArgB-like protein gives MIKELSNKIVNSVANDECSKDDIEQMDYALRTILYEFIKAFSLIIIFSLFGYLKQSLIITVMMCLIKPFIGGYHEETQIKCFIATLLLAAGILILSLQCSLSFVSNVILIVLSIFCIWNQAPIINSKMPLTNLELIKKNRIRGVRNSIIIGIISIVLYNYSNYYLLITWTILFEALLMFDKRKY, from the coding sequence ATGATAAAGGAACTTTCTAACAAAATAGTAAATAGTGTAGCAAATGATGAGTGTAGTAAAGATGATATTGAACAGATGGACTATGCTTTAAGAACTATTTTATATGAATTTATAAAAGCGTTTTCATTAATAATTATTTTTTCTTTATTTGGATATTTAAAGCAATCCTTAATTATCACAGTGATGATGTGTCTTATTAAGCCTTTTATAGGTGGATATCATGAAGAAACTCAAATTAAGTGTTTTATAGCAACTTTGTTATTAGCAGCTGGAATATTGATTCTAAGTTTGCAATGTAGCCTAAGTTTCGTAAGTAATGTTATATTAATTGTTCTGAGCATATTTTGTATATGGAATCAGGCTCCAATAATAAATTCTAAAATGCCACTTACAAATCTAGAGTTAATAAAGAAAAATAGAATTAGAGGTGTAAGAAACTCAATAATAATTGGAATAATATCTATAGTTTTATATAACTATAGTAATTATTATTTATTAATAACATGGACAATATTATTTGAAGCTTTACTCATGTTTGATAAAAGAAAATATTAA
- a CDS encoding sensor histidine kinase: protein MIIIDIITSILQSIAFGYTINYCIDEEYKVSKVKLCLMILVFSIIGSFLFILMGYNSPISILITHILALCVVVGFYKKNIVCAITAHTMSYFIIQIYTIVFCSIIYEFINEMIIIGYINYIKICTIYVPEWIILFFYFKHIDKIKEVYRLIIMEKFYINFLIISFILDFITTFYMLSLGIESQLIRDIIYILFFLFFIAVIVYFWRINQKSKQIYELNKSLEIKNNELRKIKHDYGAQISYLYGLCLMERFDDLKKSLKDIINNNESTPTAVEISDNENSLLSLALKPAIDKGIHVIVEEKCDFKLVIMEEIELYRIISNIVNNAIRAMNGKGIIIAKTYEYSGNIIIKIENNGPKIEEKHLEDIFKSGFTTKDNNDKSHGFGLHIVKNLVESYKGKISVKSTDVSTQFKIVLPIK, encoded by the coding sequence TTGATTATAATAGATATAATAACTTCGATATTACAGTCAATAGCATTTGGGTATACAATAAATTATTGTATAGATGAGGAATATAAAGTAAGCAAGGTTAAATTATGTTTAATGATTCTGGTGTTTTCAATAATAGGAAGTTTTTTGTTTATATTAATGGGATATAATAGTCCAATATCGATACTTATAACTCATATATTAGCTTTATGTGTGGTAGTTGGATTTTATAAAAAAAATATTGTATGTGCAATAACTGCACACACAATGAGTTATTTTATTATACAAATCTACACTATTGTATTTTGTAGCATAATATATGAATTTATTAATGAAATGATAATCATTGGATATATAAATTATATTAAAATTTGTACTATTTATGTTCCTGAATGGATAATATTGTTTTTTTATTTTAAACATATTGATAAAATAAAAGAAGTTTATAGATTAATTATAATGGAAAAGTTTTATATAAATTTCTTAATAATTAGTTTTATATTAGATTTTATAACTACTTTTTATATGTTGTCTTTAGGTATAGAAAGCCAACTAATTAGAGATATTATATATATACTATTTTTCTTGTTTTTTATTGCTGTTATTGTTTATTTTTGGAGAATAAATCAAAAATCAAAGCAGATTTATGAATTGAATAAATCTTTAGAAATTAAAAATAATGAGCTTAGAAAAATAAAACATGATTATGGTGCTCAAATTTCTTATTTATATGGTCTTTGTCTTATGGAAAGGTTTGATGATTTAAAAAAATCTTTAAAGGATATTATAAATAACAATGAATCAACACCAACAGCTGTAGAAATTAGTGATAATGAGAATTCATTATTGTCTCTTGCATTAAAACCAGCTATAGATAAAGGAATACATGTAATAGTAGAAGAAAAGTGCGACTTTAAATTAGTAATCATGGAAGAAATTGAACTTTATAGAATTATATCTAATATAGTAAATAATGCTATTAGGGCAATGAATGGTAAAGGGATAATAATAGCCAAGACTTATGAATATTCAGGAAATATAATAATAAAAATAGAAAATAACGGACCTAAAATAGAAGAAAAGCATTTAGAAGACATATTTAAATCTGGATTTACGACTAAAGATAATAATGACAAAAGTCATGGTTTTGGATTACATATAGTAAAAAATTTAGTAGAGAGTTACAAGGGAAAAATATCTGTAAAAAGTACAGATGTATCTACTCAATTTAAAATAGTCTTGCCTATAAAATAA
- a CDS encoding class I SAM-dependent methyltransferase: MEDMSYWKEVWERKGRSNTKCLEELDGYEDTTANVKEIARQITIELDIKETDKILEVACGAGGLAQYIKCGEYVGVDYSSTLVKKHIKLLNNSVLHGEANDLIFKDKSFDKVFCFGAFHYFPNQEYAKQAIAELKRIAKDAIFIGDLPVTSHREEHLLYDKKDFQDWNITDGYYNPCRFNVSLKLR, encoded by the coding sequence ATGGAAGATATGTCATATTGGAAAGAAGTTTGGGAAAGAAAAGGTAGAAGTAATACTAAGTGTTTAGAAGAATTAGATGGATACGAAGATACAACTGCTAATGTAAAAGAAATTGCAAGACAAATTACTATTGAATTGGATATTAAGGAAACTGATAAGATATTAGAAGTTGCTTGCGGTGCTGGTGGACTAGCTCAATATATAAAATGTGGTGAGTATGTTGGCGTGGATTACTCTAGTACTCTTGTAAAAAAACATATTAAATTGCTTAATAACTCAGTTTTACATGGAGAAGCAAATGATTTAATTTTTAAAGATAAAAGTTTCGATAAAGTATTCTGCTTTGGTGCATTTCACTACTTTCCAAATCAAGAATATGCAAAACAAGCAATTGCTGAATTAAAGAGAATAGCAAAAGATGCAATCTTTATTGGTGATTTACCTGTCACTTCACATAGAGAAGAGCACTTATTATATGATAAAAAAGACTTCCAAGACTGGAATATAACTGATGGTTACTACAATCCATGTAGATTTAACGTTTCGCTAAAATTGCGTTAA
- the aepY gene encoding phosphonopyruvate decarboxylase, with protein MVDVKEFYNELLNNEIDFFTGVPDSLLKSFCGYIKDNVSNDKHIMAANEGNAIGLASGYHLSTGKIGLVYMQNSGIGNAINPLASLCDKLVYSIPMLLLIGWRGEPGKKDEPQHNKQGLITTKILDVMEIPYEIIDENINCDDMKLKVRTACEYMKKNNEPYALIIKKGAFGEYNLKDNSIVNFDLTREEAIEVLLSCMNENSTIVSTTGMTSRELFELREKRQENHNKDFLTVGSMGHASQIALGIALNNKENDVYCIDGDGAMIMHLGGLAIIGNQEVKNFKHILINNGAHDSVGGQETVGLKIDIVSIAKACGYKECYSCSSKNEIMMYSEKIKNSEGSVLLEIKVKKGARKDLGRPTKTPIENKIAFMNFLQD; from the coding sequence ATGGTTGATGTTAAAGAGTTTTATAATGAGTTATTAAATAATGAAATAGATTTTTTTACAGGAGTTCCTGATTCATTGTTAAAATCTTTTTGTGGTTATATAAAAGATAATGTAAGTAATGATAAGCATATAATGGCTGCAAATGAGGGCAATGCCATAGGACTTGCAAGTGGATATCATTTAAGCACTGGAAAGATAGGACTTGTCTATATGCAAAATTCAGGAATAGGAAATGCTATAAATCCACTTGCATCTCTTTGTGATAAATTAGTTTATAGTATACCAATGCTTTTACTTATTGGCTGGAGAGGTGAACCAGGTAAAAAAGATGAACCGCAGCATAACAAGCAAGGATTGATTACAACTAAAATTTTAGATGTTATGGAAATACCATATGAAATTATAGATGAAAATATTAATTGTGATGATATGAAACTAAAAGTGAGAACAGCTTGCGAATATATGAAGAAAAATAATGAGCCGTATGCTTTAATTATAAAAAAAGGAGCCTTTGGTGAATATAATCTTAAGGATAATTCTATTGTGAATTTTGATTTAACAAGAGAAGAAGCTATAGAAGTTTTACTATCGTGTATGAATGAAAATTCAACAATAGTATCAACTACAGGAATGACATCAAGGGAATTATTTGAACTTAGAGAAAAACGTCAAGAAAATCATAATAAAGATTTTTTAACTGTAGGATCTATGGGACATGCTTCGCAGATAGCTTTAGGAATTGCATTAAATAATAAGGAAAATGATGTTTATTGCATTGACGGAGATGGCGCGATGATTATGCATCTTGGAGGGTTAGCTATAATAGGAAATCAAGAAGTTAAAAATTTTAAGCACATATTAATAAATAATGGAGCTCATGATTCGGTTGGAGGACAAGAAACTGTTGGATTAAAAATAGATATAGTAAGTATTGCAAAAGCTTGTGGATATAAGGAATGTTATTCATGTTCATCAAAGAATGAAATTATGATGTATTCAGAGAAAATAAAAAATTCTGAAGGATCAGTATTATTGGAAATAAAAGTTAAAAAGGGTGCTAGAAAAGATTTAGGGAGACCTACTAAAACACCAATTGAGAATAAAATTGCTTTTATGAATTTTTTACAGGATTGA
- a CDS encoding 2-aminoethylphosphonate aminotransferase: protein MDIKRNILLNPGPATTSDSVKFAQVVPDICPRENDFGTVMEFISLELTNLVASSGKCTTVLFGGSGTAAVESILSSVVDNGAILIINNGAYGKRMCEIAEIYKLNYIEFKSSPIDGIDLNELENKIRSYNINEKQYGITHVAVIHHETTTGILNDIKGVGKICRKYNIDMIVDAMSSFAGIPINMEEMNIKYLASSSNKCIQGMAGVSFVIANIEALEKTKSIKSRNLYLNLYKQYSYFKDNYQMRFTPPVQVLYALKQAIIEAKEETIEKRYKRYKSCCKILWDGLDRLKLKRLVKDENASMLLTSIIEPNISGYSFEELHDYLYERGFTIYPGKICSTNTFRIANIGEIYPEEIKNFIEILREYFHEIAKH from the coding sequence ATGGATATTAAGAGAAATATATTGTTAAATCCAGGACCTGCAACAACTTCTGATAGCGTAAAATTTGCACAAGTTGTTCCAGATATTTGCCCAAGAGAAAATGATTTTGGAACTGTAATGGAATTTATATCATTAGAACTTACTAATTTAGTAGCTTCAAGTGGTAAATGCACAACTGTATTATTTGGTGGGTCAGGAACAGCAGCTGTTGAATCTATTTTAAGTTCAGTAGTTGATAATGGGGCTATTTTGATAATAAATAATGGTGCTTATGGAAAGCGAATGTGTGAGATAGCAGAAATTTATAAACTAAACTATATAGAATTTAAAAGTTCACCTATTGATGGAATAGATTTAAATGAGTTAGAAAATAAAATAAGAAGTTATAATATAAATGAAAAGCAATATGGTATAACTCATGTTGCAGTCATACATCATGAAACAACTACAGGAATACTAAATGATATAAAAGGTGTAGGTAAAATTTGCAGAAAATATAATATAGATATGATAGTTGATGCAATGAGTTCTTTTGCAGGAATACCTATTAATATGGAAGAAATGAATATAAAATATTTAGCTTCAAGTTCTAATAAATGCATACAGGGCATGGCAGGAGTAAGTTTTGTAATTGCCAATATAGAAGCTTTAGAAAAAACTAAAAGTATTAAATCAAGAAATCTGTATTTAAATTTATACAAACAATATTCATATTTTAAAGATAATTATCAAATGCGATTTACACCTCCAGTTCAAGTTTTATATGCATTAAAACAAGCTATAATAGAAGCTAAGGAAGAGACTATAGAAAAGAGATACAAAAGATATAAGTCTTGCTGCAAAATTCTTTGGGATGGTTTAGATAGATTAAAGTTAAAGAGATTGGTAAAAGATGAGAATGCATCTATGTTATTAACATCAATTATTGAACCTAATATATCAGGATATAGTTTTGAAGAACTTCATGATTATTTATATGAAAGAGGTTTCACTATTTATCCAGGAAAAATATGTTCAACAAACACTTTTAGAATAGCCAATATAGGAGAAATATATCCAGAAGAAATAAAAAATTTCATAGAAATATTACGAGAATATTTCCATGAAATTGCAAAACATTAA
- a CDS encoding sulfide/dihydroorotate dehydrogenase-like FAD/NAD-binding protein: protein MYKIINKMELTQNIYLMEIEAPRVAKAAKPGQFIIIKNDEKGERIPLTIADYDKEKGTVSIVFQTVGKSTKELATYEVGECVCDFVGPLGQPSEFVHENLEELKDKKIIFIAGGVGAAPVYPQVKWMHENGIAVDVILGSRNKDLLIYEEELKKVSGNLYVTTDDGSYGFKGTGSDMLKELVNNQGKKYDHAVIIGPMIMMKFTSMLTKELGISTTVSLNPIMVDGTGMCGACRVTVGGKVKFACVDGPEFDGHLVNYDESMRRQAMYKTEEGRATLKLEEGNTHSHGGCGCRGDK from the coding sequence ATGTATAAAATAATTAACAAAATGGAGCTTACGCAAAATATATATTTAATGGAAATTGAAGCTCCTAGAGTAGCAAAGGCTGCAAAACCAGGACAATTCATAATTATTAAAAATGATGAAAAAGGAGAAAGAATTCCTTTAACAATTGCAGATTATGATAAAGAAAAGGGAACTGTATCGATAGTATTTCAAACAGTTGGAAAAAGCACAAAAGAGTTAGCTACATATGAAGTAGGAGAATGTGTATGTGATTTTGTTGGACCATTAGGACAACCTAGTGAATTTGTACATGAAAACTTAGAAGAATTAAAGGATAAAAAGATAATATTTATAGCAGGGGGTGTTGGGGCAGCACCGGTATATCCTCAAGTAAAATGGATGCATGAAAATGGAATTGCTGTAGATGTTATTTTAGGAAGCAGAAACAAAGATTTGTTGATATATGAAGAAGAACTAAAGAAAGTTTCAGGGAATTTATATGTGACAACTGATGATGGCTCTTATGGATTTAAAGGAACTGGATCAGATATGCTTAAGGAACTAGTTAATAATCAAGGCAAAAAGTATGATCATGCAGTTATCATAGGACCTATGATAATGATGAAATTTACTTCTATGCTAACTAAGGAATTAGGAATTTCAACTACAGTAAGTCTTAATCCAATAATGGTTGATGGTACAGGAATGTGTGGAGCTTGCAGAGTTACCGTTGGAGGAAAAGTTAAATTTGCTTGTGTTGATGGACCAGAATTTGATGGTCATTTAGTAAATTACGATGAATCAATGAGAAGACAAGCTATGTATAAGACTGAAGAAGGAAGAGCTACTTTAAAGTTAGAAGAAGGAAATACTCATAGTCATGGTGGCTGTGGTTGCAGAGGTGATAAATAA